In Theropithecus gelada isolate Dixy unplaced genomic scaffold, Tgel_1.0 HiC_scaffold_884, whole genome shotgun sequence, the following proteins share a genomic window:
- the LOC112618062 gene encoding golgin subfamily A member 8C-like has protein sequence MAEETPQNRLAAAKKKLKGYWHRNSPAVPAEAKRNRKTNGSSPETSTSAGCHSSPHSSSTSSSLHAPQSPCQEQAVVLDSRSIKISRLNNTIKSLEQQKKQVEHQLEEEKKANNEKQKAERELEVQIQRLNVQNKKLTIDVYRTKRSLIYFEEESKDLAARLQRSSQRTEELERALSAVTATQKKAADKMEE, from the exons ATGGCAGAAGAAACTCCACAGAACAGATTGGCCGCAgccaagaaaaag TTAAAAGGATATTGGCACAGAAACAGCCCTGCTGTTCCAGCAGAAGCAAAGAGGAACAGGAAAACAAATGGCAGTAGCCCTGAGACATCCACTTCTGCTGGTTGCCACTC CTCCCCCCACTCCTCCTCGACCTCCTCCTCTCTGCATGCACCTCAGAGCCCGTGCCAAGAACAAGCAGTAGTCCTTGACTCGAGGTCCATCAAAATCAGTCGACTGAATAACACCATCAAATCTTTG GAACAACAGAAGAAACAAGTGGAACATCAGCTGGAAGAA GAAAAGAAGGCAAACAATGAGAAACAGAAAGCCGAAAGGGAGCTAGAG GTTCAAATCCAGAGATTGAACGTACAGAATAAGAAACTAACTATTGACGTGTATCGCACGAAACGCTCTCTCATATACTTTGAAG AAGAGTCAAAGGATCTGGCTGCCCGCCTGCAACGTTCATCGCAGCGTACGGAAGAGTTAGAGCGGGCTCTGTCTGCTGTCACCGCCACACAGAAGAAGGCG